In one window of Sandaracinaceae bacterium DNA:
- a CDS encoding TetR/AcrR family transcriptional regulator, protein MNTAARPTPTQARSRRTEEALIRSALRLFRERGVDAVTTTDIAAAAGVAPATVNRRFGDKSTLVSEAFRVFVDETLAMLESAAPLRVPPTRGKHMVGLSAEVTVVVMSFYRANQALLQSAYVRALSDDEFATGLRRLRQHIRAMLRDQFLQHATEIGHPNPPLAIDFALSQAMAMLAARHEAARLEVDAIDERAFLRELLRSLLTYLAVPHTPAAIDAALTARGL, encoded by the coding sequence ATGAACACCGCCGCCCGACCGACCCCGACTCAGGCCCGCAGCCGCCGCACGGAGGAAGCGCTCATCCGCTCGGCGCTCCGCCTGTTCCGCGAGCGTGGGGTGGACGCCGTCACCACGACCGACATCGCGGCCGCTGCTGGCGTCGCGCCCGCCACGGTGAATCGGCGGTTTGGCGACAAGAGCACGCTCGTGAGCGAGGCGTTCCGCGTGTTCGTCGACGAGACCTTGGCGATGCTCGAGAGCGCGGCGCCCCTGCGGGTACCCCCCACGCGCGGGAAGCACATGGTGGGCCTCAGCGCCGAGGTGACCGTCGTGGTCATGAGCTTCTACCGCGCGAACCAGGCGCTGCTGCAGTCTGCGTACGTGCGCGCTCTCTCGGACGACGAGTTCGCCACGGGCCTGCGCCGCTTGCGTCAGCACATCCGCGCCATGCTCCGCGACCAGTTTCTGCAGCACGCGACGGAGATCGGGCACCCCAACCCGCCCCTCGCCATCGACTTCGCGCTCAGCCAGGCCATGGCCATGCTCGCGGCGCGGCACGAGGCGGCCCGGCTCGAGGTCGACGCCATCGACGAGCGCGCCTTCCTGCGCGAGCTGCTGCGCTCGCTGCTCACATACCTCGCCGTGCCGCACACGCCGGCCGCCATCGACGCGGCGCTGACGGCGAGGGGGCTCTGA
- a CDS encoding DUF1905 domain-containing protein has product MAAKKKTSAQQPTAKKAKLASKASAPKSTAAKKPTSKAAPKTSAAKGSAANKAASKVTAAKPKPAKAAKGTPVSFAGPLLANELGRVIVRLPDAASKQLPSRGQVAVDATVKGHAFQTVLEPDGDFGHFMNVDDALRRATGLAPGDTVAVEVVPSGEWPEPDVPGDLRDALTDASADIQDLWRVITPMARWEWVRWVNETKNAGTRQKRVEVSIDKLRKGKRRPCCFNLASCTDPELAKSGKLALR; this is encoded by the coding sequence ATGGCCGCCAAGAAGAAGACCAGCGCTCAGCAGCCCACCGCCAAGAAGGCGAAGCTGGCGTCGAAGGCCAGCGCTCCGAAGTCGACCGCTGCCAAGAAGCCTACGTCGAAGGCGGCTCCAAAGACGAGCGCAGCCAAGGGGTCCGCCGCGAACAAGGCCGCGTCGAAGGTGACCGCGGCGAAGCCGAAGCCCGCGAAGGCGGCCAAGGGCACGCCGGTGAGCTTTGCGGGGCCCCTGCTGGCGAACGAGCTCGGACGCGTCATCGTCCGGCTGCCCGACGCCGCTAGCAAGCAGCTCCCTTCGCGTGGGCAGGTCGCCGTCGACGCCACCGTGAAGGGGCACGCATTCCAGACCGTGCTCGAGCCCGACGGAGACTTCGGTCACTTCATGAACGTCGACGACGCGCTGCGAAGGGCGACGGGTCTGGCGCCGGGTGACACGGTGGCGGTCGAGGTGGTGCCCAGCGGCGAATGGCCCGAGCCCGACGTGCCTGGTGACTTGCGGGATGCGCTGACCGACGCCTCCGCCGACATCCAGGACCTGTGGCGCGTGATCACCCCCATGGCCCGCTGGGAGTGGGTGCGCTGGGTCAACGAGACCAAGAACGCTGGGACCCGGCAGAAGCGCGTGGAGGTGAGCATCGACAAGCTCCGCAAGGGCAAGCGCCGGCCCTGCTGCTTCAATCTGGCGTCGTGCACGGACCCGGAGCTGGCCAAGAGCGGCAAGCTGGCGCTGCGCTGA
- a CDS encoding VOC family protein, which yields MSTQALYPYMRVRDCVAAIDFYSRVFGARELYRLVEPSGRVGHAELDFDGTVLMLSDPFPEMGLLAPPTAPETRAPLSIHLHVEDADAVIAKALAEGATLLRAAQDQFYGERSGAVRCPFGHEWLIGHALEEVTPEEMQRRYTALFD from the coding sequence ATGAGCACTCAAGCCCTGTACCCCTACATGCGCGTCCGCGACTGCGTCGCCGCCATCGACTTCTACTCCCGCGTGTTCGGCGCGCGGGAGCTCTACCGGTTGGTGGAGCCCAGCGGCCGCGTCGGTCACGCCGAGCTCGACTTCGATGGCACCGTGCTGATGCTGTCGGACCCCTTCCCCGAGATGGGGCTCTTGGCACCACCCACGGCCCCCGAGACGCGCGCGCCGCTCTCCATCCACCTCCACGTGGAGGACGCCGACGCCGTCATCGCCAAGGCGCTCGCCGAGGGCGCGACGCTGCTGCGCGCGGCGCAGGACCAGTTCTACGGCGAGCGCTCCGGCGCCGTGCGTTGCCCGTTCGGGCACGAGTGGCTCATCGGGCACGCGCTCGAGGAGGTCACGCCGGAGGAGATGCAGCGCCGATACACGGCGCTCTTCGACTGA
- a CDS encoding AraC family transcriptional regulator has translation MLVRGPSPALRPFVHVLWASEPSVGPAAQGGALPWERMLPSGRAHVVLRLTGPSLRLLAADTSRSPQVIRRAVVGGPRTSAYAKEAARGAETVGAQLSVGATRALLGVPGRALAGVHVPLDEVLGPVSESWCDELHALPSARARLLRFQALLTERLSDHAPHAVVQHGIARLSDPLAAVSVQALVSESGYSHRRFLDLFEESTGVTPKRFARVVRFRATLAALQRGAGGAGLGRVEKEGVRLAALASQLGYADQAHLTREFRAHTGITPARYQLAEPHQLYHLPLPAP, from the coding sequence ATGTTGGTCCGCGGACCGAGCCCTGCGCTGCGCCCCTTCGTCCACGTGCTGTGGGCGAGTGAGCCGAGCGTGGGGCCCGCTGCGCAGGGTGGCGCGCTGCCCTGGGAACGCATGCTGCCGAGCGGACGCGCCCACGTGGTGCTTCGCCTGACGGGGCCGTCGCTGCGGCTGCTCGCGGCGGACACGTCGCGTTCGCCGCAGGTCATCCGCCGCGCGGTCGTGGGCGGGCCGCGCACGTCGGCCTATGCCAAGGAGGCGGCGCGGGGGGCCGAGACCGTGGGGGCTCAGCTGAGCGTGGGCGCCACGCGTGCGCTGCTCGGTGTGCCCGGGCGCGCGCTGGCCGGCGTGCACGTGCCTCTCGACGAGGTGCTCGGGCCCGTGAGCGAGTCGTGGTGCGACGAGCTGCACGCGCTGCCCTCCGCCCGGGCGCGCCTCCTGCGCTTCCAGGCGCTGCTGACGGAGCGCCTGTCGGACCACGCGCCGCACGCGGTGGTGCAGCACGGGATTGCGCGCCTGTCGGACCCGCTCGCCGCGGTGAGCGTCCAGGCGCTGGTGAGCGAGTCGGGCTACAGCCACCGGCGCTTCCTCGACCTGTTCGAGGAGAGCACGGGGGTGACGCCCAAGCGCTTCGCGCGGGTGGTCCGCTTCCGCGCCACGCTGGCGGCGCTGCAGCGGGGTGCGGGCGGCGCGGGCCTGGGGCGCGTGGAGAAGGAAGGGGTGCGCCTCGCCGCGCTGGCTTCTCAGCTGGGCTATGCCGACCAAGCGCACCTCACGCGCGAGTTCCGCGCGCACACGGGCATCACGCCCGCGCGCTATCAGCTGGCCGAGCCGCACCAGCTGTACCACCTGCCGCTCCCCGCGCCTTGA
- a CDS encoding TetR/AcrR family transcriptional regulator yields MARQDPTRPRGRPPREDLRDHLLTHTLGVLLRDGLEGFSMSSVARSAQASKETLYRHFGDKSGLLAAALEHVGQRVGPLLLEGLDTTDTRRARLERLAHNYLGGLLEPASLALQRIAFADQDRGLGARFATCFTDAARDVVTRELAALGAREPALDAELFLGMVRGLHHERALLGVVPRDHRARQKALVAHAVEVFEAHLPAA; encoded by the coding sequence ATGGCCCGTCAAGACCCCACCCGCCCACGTGGGCGCCCGCCCCGCGAAGACCTGCGCGACCACCTGCTCACCCACACGCTCGGCGTGCTGCTGCGCGACGGCCTCGAGGGCTTCAGCATGTCCTCCGTCGCGCGCTCCGCGCAGGCGTCGAAGGAGACGCTCTACCGGCACTTCGGCGACAAGTCCGGGCTGCTGGCCGCCGCGCTCGAGCACGTGGGGCAGCGTGTGGGGCCGCTGCTGCTGGAGGGGCTGGACACGACCGACACGCGGCGCGCGCGCCTCGAGCGCCTGGCGCACAACTACCTGGGCGGCTTGCTGGAGCCCGCGTCGCTCGCGCTCCAGCGCATCGCGTTCGCGGACCAAGACCGGGGCCTCGGGGCGCGCTTCGCCACGTGCTTCACGGACGCCGCGCGCGACGTGGTCACGCGGGAGCTGGCCGCGCTCGGCGCCCGCGAGCCCGCGCTCGACGCGGAGCTGTTCTTGGGCATGGTGCGCGGCCTGCACCACGAGCGGGCGCTGCTGGGCGTGGTCCCGCGCGACCACCGCGCGCGTCAGAAGGCGCTGGTGGCCCACGCCGTGGAGGTCTTCGAGGCGCACCTCCCCGCCGCTTGA
- a CDS encoding sterol desaturase family protein → MFDDPTLTQPLWDALLHTLGPRFLSSPAFILSAVIAGVYVPGVVFSFVDVFVSKRLTLREALAVHNRAMKVYAPTYVVVMVALALVDLPAALQLTLPARTPTLAELLRDLLLYFLIGDVASYAWHRIEHAHGVYARKVHYVHHTDRPPLSIWTAMVVHPVEGVTVFACFHLYGLLAPIHPLTFAIAAFSMTAVTMVTHCGYRLPGYDLFFATSRGHDLHHSQREPVNVSVVLTLCDRLCGTYRRPPTPLGVSGIPDSGVGAG, encoded by the coding sequence ATGTTCGACGACCCGACGCTCACCCAGCCCCTGTGGGACGCGCTGCTGCACACGCTCGGCCCGCGCTTCCTCAGCTCCCCCGCCTTCATCCTCTCGGCGGTCATCGCTGGCGTGTACGTGCCCGGCGTCGTGTTCTCGTTCGTGGACGTGTTCGTCTCGAAGCGCCTCACGCTGCGCGAGGCCCTCGCCGTGCACAACCGCGCGATGAAGGTCTACGCCCCCACGTATGTGGTCGTCATGGTCGCGCTCGCGCTGGTCGACCTCCCCGCCGCGCTCCAGCTCACCCTCCCCGCCCGCACACCGACGCTGGCGGAGCTGCTGCGCGACCTGCTGCTCTACTTCCTCATCGGCGACGTCGCGTCCTACGCGTGGCATCGCATCGAGCACGCGCACGGCGTCTACGCGCGCAAGGTGCACTACGTGCACCACACCGACCGCCCTCCGCTCAGCATCTGGACGGCCATGGTGGTGCACCCGGTCGAGGGCGTGACGGTGTTCGCGTGCTTCCACCTCTACGGCCTGCTCGCGCCCATCCACCCGCTCACCTTCGCCATCGCGGCGTTCTCGATGACGGCCGTCACCATGGTCACGCACTGCGGCTACCGCCTCCCGGGCTACGACCTCTTCTTCGCGACGTCGCGCGGACACGACCTGCACCACTCGCAGCGCGAGCCCGTGAACGTGTCGGTGGTACTCACGCTGTGCGACCGCCTGTGCGGGACATACCGGCGCCCCCCTACCCCGCTCGGGGTGTCGGGGATCCCCGACAGTGGCGTCGGAGCGGGCTGA
- a CDS encoding DUF1275 domain-containing protein yields MIALSRPHRRTPRHDLWLGGLTAGVAGLVNVCCVIAFFAFASNVTGHVAVFVEELVKGHWHQVGIVGVWFGMFVLGAFHAHSSVSLLERRAPLVGRAIPLLTVTFLLASVGYYGDAHYAETLSETERLVAILLFSMGTLNSLVATVSGGAVKTTHLTGLSTDLGMELSMLVQGQLRGNRALQHKLVLHLLILGSYVVGGAAGGVVFLQTGFAAFYLGSVGLILILVHDLSVAYSERAGLGETESSATPDTGSRAQSSHG; encoded by the coding sequence GTGATCGCGCTGAGTCGTCCGCATCGGCGCACGCCACGCCACGACCTCTGGCTCGGTGGTCTCACGGCCGGGGTGGCCGGGCTCGTCAATGTCTGCTGCGTCATCGCGTTCTTCGCGTTCGCCTCCAACGTCACGGGCCACGTGGCTGTCTTCGTCGAGGAGCTCGTCAAGGGGCACTGGCACCAGGTGGGCATCGTCGGCGTGTGGTTCGGCATGTTCGTGTTGGGCGCGTTCCATGCGCACTCGAGCGTCAGCCTGTTGGAGCGTCGCGCACCGCTCGTGGGCCGCGCCATCCCGCTGTTGACGGTCACGTTCCTGCTGGCGTCCGTCGGCTACTACGGCGATGCGCACTACGCCGAGACGCTGTCGGAGACCGAGAGACTGGTGGCCATCCTGCTGTTCTCGATGGGCACCCTCAACAGCCTCGTGGCCACGGTGTCGGGTGGAGCCGTGAAGACCACGCACCTGACTGGGCTGTCCACGGACCTCGGCATGGAGCTCTCGATGCTGGTGCAAGGGCAGCTCCGCGGGAACCGAGCGCTGCAACACAAGCTGGTCCTGCACCTGCTCATCCTCGGGTCGTACGTGGTGGGCGGCGCCGCAGGTGGGGTCGTGTTCCTGCAGACGGGCTTTGCGGCCTTCTACCTGGGCAGCGTGGGGCTCATCCTCATCCTCGTGCACGACCTGAGCGTAGCCTACAGCGAGCGCGCCGGGCTCGGCGAGACCGAGAGCAGCGCCACACCCGACACCGGCTCGCGCGCCCAAAGCTCACACGGGTAA
- a CDS encoding sigma-54-dependent Fis family transcriptional regulator yields the protein MNEPTHYRPHVAVIDDEEDLCELIALRLEHHGFRVSSEQTCRGGLEILEREVVDAVLLDLRLENENGLDLLDEVQKRSLDLPVIILTAHGTIDTAVLAMERGAYGFLTKPFDDRELVQKLRQAVERVRLRREVAGLRRVVGDPTEADRLLGTSAAISAVRDLLPRVAGADASVLILGESGTGKELAARSIHALSPRASGPFVAINCGALPSELLESELFGHKRGAFTGAVKDKPGLFAAAAGGTLFLDEIGDAPLPVQIKLLRVLQERVYQPVGGTEPVGADVRIVAATNRDLRTDMQAGRFREDLFYRLHVVPLSMPPLRERAEDIPLLAEVFLTRAAARHGLEGAHLGRDALQVLKQHDWPGNVRELANVVEGAALFAADGVLRAAHVLAVLPRRDHATPGVEEAAPSALVGHALRGLAPDEELPPLREAREAFDRAYLEEALRRADGNVTAAARIAGRNRTDFYELLRRYDVDVAAFRG from the coding sequence ATGAACGAGCCGACGCACTATCGACCCCACGTAGCGGTCATCGACGACGAGGAAGACCTGTGTGAGCTCATCGCGCTACGTCTCGAACACCACGGCTTCCGCGTGAGCTCGGAGCAGACCTGCCGCGGCGGGCTCGAGATCCTGGAGCGCGAGGTGGTGGACGCCGTGCTGCTCGACCTGCGCCTCGAGAATGAGAACGGCCTCGACCTGCTGGACGAGGTCCAGAAGCGTTCGCTGGACCTGCCGGTCATCATCCTGACGGCGCACGGCACCATCGACACGGCCGTTCTGGCGATGGAGCGCGGCGCCTACGGCTTCCTCACCAAGCCCTTCGACGACCGCGAGCTCGTCCAGAAGCTGCGCCAGGCGGTCGAGCGGGTACGTCTGCGTCGCGAGGTGGCGGGGCTGCGCCGGGTGGTGGGTGACCCGACCGAAGCGGATCGCCTGCTGGGCACCAGCGCGGCCATCAGCGCGGTGCGCGACCTCCTCCCGCGGGTCGCCGGCGCTGACGCGAGCGTGCTCATCCTCGGGGAGTCGGGCACGGGCAAGGAGCTGGCCGCGCGCTCCATCCATGCGCTCTCGCCGCGCGCCTCGGGGCCGTTCGTCGCCATCAACTGCGGTGCGCTGCCATCGGAGCTGCTCGAGAGTGAGCTGTTCGGGCACAAGCGAGGCGCGTTCACGGGGGCGGTCAAGGACAAGCCGGGTCTGTTCGCGGCCGCGGCTGGAGGTACGTTGTTCTTGGACGAGATCGGGGACGCCCCGTTGCCGGTGCAGATCAAGCTCCTGCGCGTGCTGCAAGAGCGTGTCTACCAGCCCGTGGGCGGAACCGAACCGGTGGGGGCCGACGTGCGCATCGTGGCGGCGACCAACCGCGACCTACGAACCGACATGCAGGCTGGGCGCTTCCGTGAAGACCTCTTCTACCGCTTGCACGTCGTGCCCCTGTCCATGCCTCCGCTGCGTGAGCGTGCGGAGGACATCCCCCTGTTGGCGGAGGTGTTCCTCACGCGCGCGGCAGCGCGGCACGGGCTCGAGGGGGCGCACCTGGGACGCGATGCCCTGCAGGTCCTGAAACAACACGACTGGCCGGGCAACGTGCGCGAGTTGGCGAACGTGGTGGAGGGGGCGGCGCTGTTCGCGGCGGACGGTGTGCTGCGCGCGGCGCACGTGCTCGCGGTTCTACCGCGTCGTGATCACGCCACGCCTGGCGTGGAGGAGGCCGCTCCGAGCGCGCTCGTCGGGCACGCTCTGCGTGGGCTCGCGCCGGACGAGGAGCTCCCGCCTCTGCGTGAGGCCCGTGAGGCCTTCGACCGCGCCTACCTCGAGGAGGCCCTTCGTCGCGCGGACGGAAACGTCACGGCGGCGGCGCGCATCGCTGGCCGCAACCGCACGGATTTCTACGAGCTGCTCCGCCGCTACGACGTGGACGTAGCGGCCTTCCGCGGGTGA
- a CDS encoding HAMP domain-containing histidine kinase, with the protein MATGPSDSERDVHGRTSRSTKTMRLLTRLLLSHAAPVLVVTLAFSLVLVAVVRIRTVLTTLSTTELLTLRDEGTVHRAAWELDVQLRRAESACAQGEGASQVEPRISRSADTLEARLSEAAAVSQTMREVARGYLAIADEMIAGDACQAFVTRSIQRRRWALDEQMTDVWVLRLAELHTAMGQKDEQARQDAVTAIWIGIPLAALSFALAMLLAAHLARDFKRPLATLSGMARRVGRGDFGSPVSVEGPPELVALADELERMRAQLQQLEMLKQGFLASVSHELRTPLSKIREALALLSDGAVGELEPRQVRVVQIARTACEREIRMVTTLLDLSRLRAGSPLRLANGGSLIAVVQSAVADEGAEATARGVHIELTVAADSDRCRLDPVLMERAVANLVRNAVSVSRRGQRVDVRVVRAAGHEGRDGLCVTVADEGPGVPPAIRATIFDVFVTHEVPSSGKAIGVGIGLALAREVVQAHGGTLTLTEAGDEGASERQVGACFALWLPLDEGTPPEPNPPHGLLGFSPATS; encoded by the coding sequence ATGGCGACAGGACCCAGCGACTCGGAACGCGACGTGCATGGCCGCACTTCGCGATCGACCAAGACCATGCGCCTGCTCACCCGCCTCCTCCTCTCGCACGCCGCTCCCGTGCTCGTCGTCACGCTCGCGTTCAGCCTGGTGCTGGTCGCCGTCGTGCGCATCCGCACCGTCCTCACCACGCTCAGCACGACCGAGCTGCTGACGCTCCGGGACGAGGGCACGGTCCACCGCGCGGCTTGGGAGCTGGACGTGCAGCTGCGCCGCGCAGAGTCCGCGTGTGCCCAGGGCGAGGGCGCCTCGCAGGTGGAGCCACGCATCAGTCGCAGCGCGGATACGCTCGAGGCGCGGCTGAGCGAGGCGGCGGCCGTCAGCCAGACCATGCGCGAGGTGGCACGGGGGTATCTCGCCATCGCCGACGAGATGATCGCGGGGGATGCATGCCAGGCGTTCGTGACGCGCTCCATCCAGCGCCGACGCTGGGCGTTGGACGAGCAGATGACGGACGTGTGGGTGCTGCGGTTGGCCGAGCTGCACACGGCGATGGGTCAGAAGGACGAGCAGGCCCGACAGGACGCGGTGACGGCCATCTGGATCGGCATCCCGCTGGCGGCGCTCTCGTTCGCGCTCGCCATGCTGCTGGCTGCGCATCTGGCGAGGGACTTCAAGCGCCCCCTCGCGACGTTGTCCGGCATGGCGCGGCGCGTCGGCCGTGGCGACTTCGGGAGCCCGGTCAGCGTGGAGGGGCCGCCCGAGCTCGTGGCCCTCGCCGATGAGCTCGAACGGATGCGGGCGCAGCTCCAGCAGCTGGAGATGCTGAAGCAGGGTTTCCTCGCGTCGGTCTCGCACGAGCTGCGCACGCCGCTGTCCAAGATCCGCGAGGCCCTCGCGCTGCTCTCGGACGGCGCGGTGGGCGAGCTCGAGCCGCGGCAGGTGCGGGTGGTGCAGATCGCGCGCACGGCGTGCGAGCGCGAGATCCGCATGGTGACCACGCTGCTGGACCTGTCGCGTCTGCGCGCGGGGAGCCCCTTGAGGCTGGCCAACGGGGGTTCGCTCATCGCGGTGGTGCAGAGCGCCGTGGCCGACGAGGGCGCCGAGGCGACGGCGCGCGGAGTCCACATCGAGCTGACCGTCGCGGCGGACAGTGACCGCTGCCGCCTCGACCCCGTCCTGATGGAGCGCGCCGTGGCGAACCTGGTGCGGAACGCGGTGTCGGTGTCCCGTCGTGGCCAGCGCGTGGACGTGCGAGTGGTCCGTGCCGCCGGGCACGAGGGCCGCGACGGACTGTGCGTGACGGTCGCCGACGAGGGGCCCGGTGTGCCGCCAGCCATCCGGGCCACCATCTTCGACGTCTTCGTCACTCACGAGGTGCCATCCTCCGGGAAGGCCATCGGGGTGGGTATCGGGCTCGCGCTCGCCCGCGAGGTCGTGCAGGCGCACGGTGGCACACTCACGCTCACCGAGGCGGGGGACGAGGGGGCGTCCGAGCGTCAGGTGGGTGCCTGCTTTGCCCTGTGGCTTCCCTTGGATGAAGGGACACCCCCCGAGCCAAACCCTCCCCATGGTCTGCTCGGTTTCTCGCCAGCGACGAGCTAG